The following are encoded in a window of Brevibacillus sp. DP1.3A genomic DNA:
- a CDS encoding 4-hydroxy-3-methylbut-2-enyl diphosphate reductase: MEVIKISPRGYCYGVVDAMVLALRTAQNFDLPRPIHILGMIVHNAHVVEAFEKQGIKTLDGEDRLALLDQIHEGTVIFTAHGVSPEVRKKARDKGLTVVDATCPDVTKTHDLIREKVAEGYHVLYIGKKGHPEPEGAMGIAPDHVHLVQKLEELNALDLPTDKLIVTNQTTMSQWDVKHLMDAILRRFPGVEVHNEICLATQVRQEAVAGQVGEADLCIVVGDPRSNNSNRLAQVSEEIANVPSYRIADLSELDLEWLRGKKNVAVTSGASTPTPLTKEVISFLEQFDEFNPATWEKKRTVNMAKILPTVK, translated from the coding sequence ATGGAAGTCATCAAGATTTCCCCCCGTGGATATTGTTACGGTGTAGTGGATGCCATGGTCTTGGCACTGCGAACAGCACAAAACTTTGACTTGCCCCGCCCGATTCATATCTTGGGCATGATCGTACACAATGCTCACGTCGTCGAGGCGTTTGAAAAACAAGGGATAAAAACATTGGATGGAGAGGATCGACTGGCTCTCTTGGATCAGATCCATGAAGGAACGGTAATCTTCACTGCTCATGGGGTGTCTCCTGAGGTGCGCAAGAAAGCGCGCGATAAAGGCTTGACCGTCGTCGACGCGACTTGTCCGGATGTAACGAAGACACATGATTTGATCCGTGAAAAAGTAGCAGAAGGCTATCATGTGCTCTACATCGGGAAAAAAGGACATCCAGAACCAGAGGGCGCTATGGGGATTGCGCCGGATCACGTCCATCTGGTTCAAAAGCTGGAAGAGCTGAACGCGCTCGATCTGCCAACAGACAAGCTGATCGTAACGAACCAGACGACGATGAGCCAATGGGATGTCAAACATCTGATGGACGCCATTCTTCGGCGTTTTCCAGGCGTGGAAGTGCATAATGAAATTTGTCTCGCTACACAGGTTCGTCAGGAAGCTGTAGCGGGGCAAGTTGGAGAGGCAGATTTGTGCATTGTCGTAGGCGATCCGCGCAGCAACAACTCCAATCGTTTGGCACAGGTCTCGGAAGAAATCGCGAATGTTCCCTCGTATCGAATCGCTGATTTGTCTGAGCTGGACCTTGAATGGCTGCGTGGAAAGAAAAATGTGGCGGTTACTTCTGGTGCTTCGACGCCGACTCCATTGACGAAGGAAGTCATCTCCTTCCTGGAGCAGTTCGATGAGTTCAACCCGGCTACATGGGAGAAAAAACGGACCGTCAACATGGCGAAAATATTGCCAACGGTAAAATAA
- a CDS encoding MFS transporter yields MPESLSGIGLGGAKGRYVSLCALYLFIYYGFGAFAPLITQYYESIHLTGTQIGLISAVAPIVSIVAQPMWGMICDRYQIRKTVLILTLIITGLVGLLFTGVSTFVYVFLLYILLSFFQSAVVPISDSLALGYAKGHGMQFGDIRLWGAIGFALAAFITGLLVEQWGPHVLFYSFCLAFLLAILFLQKVPEEVTEASRFRVSMLAGIRDLARIPRFALFLISSFCMMGSVNANNIWFSLFYQDIGGTIAGIGLAFLLFAGSEAPFMKLAGYIVRRWGLELTLLLSAIFCAMRWFWYSSAPSTTAVIAMFFVQGISVGFYLATAAQFVRENTPASLQVTALAIFFSVGGGLGAMFCNLVAGWIKDSFSVLAIYLFFGIITAIGIIPLLMIKFGRWKQISPDEEVQASQ; encoded by the coding sequence ATGCCAGAATCACTTTCCGGTATAGGACTGGGGGGCGCAAAAGGCAGATACGTAAGTCTTTGCGCCCTTTATCTTTTTATTTACTACGGGTTTGGTGCTTTTGCCCCGCTCATTACGCAATACTACGAATCCATTCATCTAACTGGGACCCAAATCGGTCTCATCAGTGCAGTCGCGCCGATTGTTTCCATTGTGGCACAGCCGATGTGGGGTATGATCTGTGATCGCTATCAAATTCGCAAAACTGTGCTGATTCTGACATTGATCATCACGGGCTTGGTGGGACTTCTCTTTACGGGTGTTTCCACCTTTGTTTATGTATTTTTGCTCTACATACTGCTGTCGTTTTTTCAAAGTGCCGTTGTTCCCATCTCAGATAGCTTGGCTCTTGGTTATGCCAAGGGACATGGCATGCAGTTCGGCGACATTCGTTTGTGGGGAGCCATCGGCTTTGCACTAGCGGCATTCATCACAGGTCTTCTCGTCGAGCAGTGGGGGCCACATGTTCTTTTTTACTCGTTTTGCTTGGCGTTTCTGCTTGCCATTCTGTTTCTTCAGAAGGTTCCGGAAGAAGTGACAGAGGCTTCGCGGTTTCGTGTCAGTATGCTTGCGGGGATCAGGGATTTGGCGCGTATTCCACGATTTGCGCTGTTTTTGATTTCATCGTTTTGCATGATGGGCTCTGTAAACGCCAATAATATTTGGTTTTCCCTGTTTTATCAGGATATCGGAGGAACCATAGCAGGAATCGGTCTTGCCTTCTTGTTGTTTGCAGGCAGCGAGGCTCCTTTTATGAAGCTGGCGGGTTATATTGTCCGCAGATGGGGACTGGAGTTGACGCTCTTGCTATCTGCAATTTTTTGCGCGATGCGCTGGTTCTGGTATAGTTCAGCTCCGAGTACCACTGCCGTAATTGCTATGTTCTTTGTGCAGGGGATTTCAGTAGGCTTTTATTTGGCGACAGCAGCCCAATTTGTGCGCGAAAATACGCCCGCATCCCTTCAGGTGACGGCGTTGGCCATCTTCTTTTCAGTAGGAGGCGGGCTTGGTGCGATGTTTTGTAATTTGGTAGCAGGGTGGATCAAAGATTCGTTTTCGGTGCTAGCCATTTATTTGTTTTTTGGAATCATCACCGCGATCGGGATCATTCCTCTGCTCATGATAAAATTCGGACGGTGGAAGCAAATCTCACCAGACGAAGAAGTACAGGCTAGTCAATGA
- a CDS encoding L,D-transpeptidase family protein, with protein sequence MVNRTITRLLICFAAILLLTASFPVEIEVGQKIVYAEHSLPIISDQGIITIEVHPRKHKLIVKKHGKTVKTYQVAVGNPSTPTPVGEYKIISKGKDWGPSFGPRWLGLNVPWGIYGIHGTNKPHSIGQHLSHGCIRMRNNDVIELFKMIPLGTKVTIYGHILGDPSHDPRDLAEGDVGGDVQLIQSRLKSAGYYHGVCDGKFRSSTTAALKKFQRARKLIPNGVVSSKVYEELGLVE encoded by the coding sequence ATGGTGAACCGAACGATAACTCGCTTGCTCATTTGTTTTGCTGCAATTCTTCTCCTAACCGCAAGCTTTCCTGTTGAAATAGAAGTTGGTCAAAAAATCGTTTACGCCGAGCATTCGTTACCAATCATAAGCGACCAAGGGATTATTACGATTGAAGTTCATCCCAGAAAACACAAGTTAATTGTCAAAAAGCATGGAAAAACAGTAAAAACTTATCAGGTTGCTGTTGGTAATCCTTCTACACCTACACCAGTTGGAGAATACAAAATCATATCCAAAGGGAAAGATTGGGGACCCTCATTCGGTCCACGATGGTTAGGTTTAAACGTCCCTTGGGGAATTTATGGCATCCACGGCACAAACAAGCCACACTCCATCGGACAGCATTTGAGCCATGGTTGTATCCGTATGCGAAACAACGACGTCATCGAACTGTTCAAGATGATTCCACTCGGAACAAAAGTAACGATTTATGGTCATATATTGGGGGACCCGAGCCACGATCCTAGAGATTTAGCCGAAGGTGATGTTGGTGGAGATGTACAGCTCATCCAATCTCGATTGAAGAGCGCTGGTTATTATCACGGGGTATGCGATGGCAAGTTTCGTTCATCAACAACTGCTGCTCTAAAGAAATTTCAACGCGCTCGAAAATTAATACCAAACGGAGTCGTATCAAGCAAGGTTTATGAAGAGCTGGGATTAGTAGAATAA
- a CDS encoding ketopantoate reductase family protein has product MKVLVLGAGGIGGYFGGRLVESGVDVTFLVRERRYKQLQERGLRIQSVHGDLLLEQPQLIQAGEEAGPFDVVLLSNKAYTLKDSVDAIAPYVGEDTVVIPLLNGIAHMELLWDRFGRDRVLGGLCFIETTLNADGDVVQTSPIHDTVFGEWEGGKSERVERIEQAFSKINGTMRASANIQREAWHKYLFIATFSGITTLMNSAVGPIRESAWGVELTRQLAEEITSVMNALEAPIKPDIVDKQMETFQNQRPQTKSSMLRDMEKGLPVEADHLQGYLLERAEQKGLSTPLLKVVYNNLKVYEQKRAGDK; this is encoded by the coding sequence ATGAAGGTTCTCGTACTGGGAGCGGGGGGCATTGGCGGTTATTTTGGTGGCAGGCTGGTTGAATCGGGAGTAGATGTAACATTTCTTGTGCGCGAACGTAGATACAAACAGCTGCAGGAGCGAGGCTTGCGCATTCAGAGCGTTCATGGGGATTTGCTTTTGGAACAGCCACAACTGATTCAAGCAGGGGAGGAAGCAGGACCTTTTGATGTTGTGCTTTTGTCCAACAAAGCTTACACGCTGAAAGATAGCGTCGATGCCATCGCTCCGTACGTAGGCGAGGACACGGTCGTCATTCCGCTATTGAATGGAATTGCGCATATGGAGCTGCTGTGGGATCGTTTTGGCCGGGATCGTGTTCTTGGGGGTCTTTGTTTCATTGAGACGACGCTGAATGCTGACGGAGATGTCGTGCAGACAAGTCCTATTCATGATACGGTTTTTGGTGAGTGGGAAGGCGGCAAAAGCGAGCGTGTAGAGCGAATCGAGCAAGCCTTTTCCAAGATCAATGGAACGATGCGTGCAAGCGCAAATATTCAACGGGAAGCCTGGCACAAATACTTGTTTATTGCGACGTTTTCCGGTATTACCACGCTGATGAATTCCGCTGTCGGACCTATCCGAGAATCGGCTTGGGGCGTAGAGTTGACACGTCAGCTCGCTGAGGAAATCACATCTGTCATGAACGCTTTGGAGGCACCAATCAAGCCGGATATCGTCGACAAGCAGATGGAGACTTTCCAGAATCAGCGTCCTCAAACGAAATCTTCGATGCTGCGTGATATGGAAAAAGGCCTTCCGGTGGAAGCGGATCATCTTCAAGGTTATCTCTTGGAGAGAGCGGAACAAAAAGGCTTGTCCACGCCACTTTTAAAAGTTGTCTACAATAATCTGAAGGTTTACGAACAGAAGCGTGCAGGAGACAAATAA
- the glnA gene encoding type I glutamate--ammonia ligase: MDMKTVLSTIDTEKVEYVDFRIVDLLGRQHHVTVPAYAVDEGTFRNGVAFDGSSLIGYKSIEESDMVAMPDPATAFIDPFVEAKTMNIICNIVNPDNTVYTRDPRGIALKAEAYLQQSGLATAAYFGPESEFFLFDNVRYASGPSGSFFHIDSEEAFWNTGKEGQNLGYKVRNKGGYFPVQPTDSQMDIRNEMCTLMTKCGMYVERHHHEVATAGQGEINFRFDTLTRTADNLLLFKYIVRNVAAKHGKTATFMPKPIVGDNGSGMHVHQSLFNGDTPLFYEQGGYANLSETALHYIGGILHHAPALIALTNPSTNSFKRLVPGYEAPVNLVFSKGNRSAAVRIPIAAVTPKASRIEFRTPDSTANPYLAFAAMLMAGLDGIKRKLDPRELGFGPMDKNIYDLSDAEKHEIKSAPASLAEALVALEQDHDFLLDGDVFTKEVIEGWIAQKRGEIEQVERTVNPKEYELYYDL; the protein is encoded by the coding sequence TTGGATATGAAAACAGTCTTGTCCACAATTGACACAGAAAAAGTGGAATATGTAGATTTTCGCATCGTTGACCTGCTCGGCCGCCAACACCATGTCACAGTTCCTGCCTACGCGGTAGATGAGGGAACATTCCGCAATGGCGTTGCATTTGACGGCTCCAGTCTAATCGGCTACAAGTCCATTGAAGAAAGCGACATGGTAGCGATGCCCGATCCAGCAACGGCCTTCATCGATCCATTCGTAGAAGCCAAAACCATGAATATCATCTGCAACATCGTCAATCCAGACAACACCGTCTACACACGCGATCCTCGTGGCATTGCACTCAAGGCCGAAGCCTATCTGCAACAATCCGGCCTCGCTACCGCTGCTTATTTTGGTCCAGAATCCGAGTTCTTCCTCTTTGACAACGTACGCTATGCCTCTGGTCCGTCCGGCTCCTTCTTCCACATCGATTCAGAAGAAGCTTTCTGGAACACAGGAAAAGAAGGACAAAACCTCGGCTACAAAGTACGTAACAAGGGAGGATACTTCCCTGTTCAACCAACCGACTCCCAAATGGATATCCGCAATGAAATGTGCACGTTGATGACGAAATGCGGCATGTATGTGGAGCGCCATCACCATGAGGTGGCAACAGCCGGTCAAGGTGAGATTAATTTCCGCTTCGATACACTGACTCGTACAGCAGACAACTTATTGCTTTTCAAATACATCGTGCGCAACGTAGCAGCCAAACACGGCAAAACTGCTACCTTCATGCCAAAACCAATCGTTGGAGACAATGGATCTGGGATGCACGTTCACCAAAGCTTGTTTAATGGCGATACCCCGTTGTTCTATGAGCAAGGCGGTTACGCAAACCTAAGTGAGACTGCACTACACTACATTGGCGGTATTTTGCACCACGCCCCTGCACTGATCGCCTTGACGAACCCAAGTACCAACTCGTTCAAGCGTCTGGTTCCCGGCTACGAAGCACCCGTGAATTTGGTCTTCTCCAAAGGAAATCGTTCTGCTGCCGTTCGAATTCCGATTGCTGCCGTTACGCCAAAAGCGTCCCGCATTGAGTTCCGCACCCCGGACTCTACTGCTAACCCATACTTGGCTTTTGCTGCCATGCTGATGGCTGGCCTCGATGGTATCAAGCGCAAGCTCGACCCGCGTGAACTGGGCTTTGGCCCAATGGATAAAAACATCTACGACTTGTCCGATGCGGAAAAACACGAAATCAAGAGCGCTCCCGCCTCTCTCGCAGAAGCACTTGTCGCACTTGAACAAGACCATGACTTCTTGCTCGATGGAGATGTCTTCACAAAAGAAGTAATTGAAGGCTGGATTGCACAAAAACGCGGTGAGATTGAGCAAGTTGAGCGGACTGTGAATCCGAAAGAGTATGAACTGTATTACGACCTATAA